In Nicotiana tabacum cultivar K326 chromosome 11, ASM71507v2, whole genome shotgun sequence, a single window of DNA contains:
- the LOC142165796 gene encoding uncharacterized protein LOC142165796 codes for MLTVDDFVDMEFKPNMTRMDYLLAVAEVAQLKSMYEEEYNVVAEQDKEYCIKKEEKIIHNIQSIISSFPVNNLDQEKRILDIDIPKGRRSLQNIRPRKVTEQFMCSEELMIKKAVENSKEKEIRVVKAGDGENRVIKINWAAGANFAIGKSRAGNKVYDPLGLSKEEYFITKNLANEKTEKNEEEDKEEAKRERKKVKRNIIVRVAAHVVINDQPRELPIEFKNKITEIGGSVETTILVIEKRLFETDIKPGEGRLSIPQRQMSNEFLKPEEDAYLNTRNGNNVSEMKVKLIEPSLETCDINLRKWNMNKSNGKTSSSYVLTTYWNDVTKRNALKLSTLVQLWAFRKGSQLCFALIKL; via the coding sequence ATGCTGACGGTAGATGATTTTGTGGACATGGAATTTAAGCCCAACATGACTCGAATGGATTATTTGTTGGCTGTTGCTGAAGTTGCTCAGTTAAAATCCATGTATGAAGAAGAATACAACGTAGTCGCTGAGCAAGATAAAGAGTACTGCatcaagaaagaagaaaaaatcatTCACAATATTCAGTCCATAATATCATCTTTCCCAGTTAATAATCTTGATCAAGAAAAACGTATTCTTGATATTGACATCCCAAAGGGGAGAAGATCACTGCAAAACATACGGCCAAGAAAAGTTACTGAACAATTTATGTGCAGTGAAGAATTGATGATCAAGAAAGCTGtggaaaattcaaaagaaaaagaaatcagagTAGTAAAAGCTGGTGATGGGGAAAATAGAGTGATTAAAATCAATTGGGCTGCTGGTGCTAATTTTGCAATTGGAAAATCAAGAGCAGGAAATAAAGTCTACGACCCACTTGGTTTAAGCAAAGAAGAATACTTCATTACCAAAAATTTGGCcaatgaaaaaacagaaaagaacgAGGAGGAAGATAAAGAAGAGGCTAAAAGGGAAAGGAAGAAGGTGAAAAGGAACATTATTGTTAGGGTTGCGGCCCATGTTGTAATTAACGACCAACCAAGAGAATTACCTATAGAATTCAAGAATAAAATTACAGAAATTGGAGGTTCAGTTGAAACAACAATATTAGTAATTGAAAAGAGGTTGTTTGAGACTGATATTAAACCAGGAGAGGGCAGACTTTCAATCCCACAAAGGCAAATGAGTAATGAGTTTCTTAAACCAGAAGAAGATGCATATTTAAATACTCGGAATGGGAATAATGTGTCTGAGATGAAAGTGAAGTTGATTGAGCCTTCTCTTGAAACATGTGATATTAATTTGAGAAAGTGGAATATGAACAAAAGTAATGGGAAAACAAGTTCAAGTTATGTGTTGACTACATATTGGAATGATGTGACTAAAAGGAATGCTTTGAAACTTAGTACTTTGGTGCAACTGTGGGCATTTAGAAAGGGATCACAGTTATGTTTTGCACTGATCAAACTCTAA